A window of the Desulforapulum autotrophicum HRM2 genome harbors these coding sequences:
- a CDS encoding 2-oxoacid:ferredoxin oxidoreductase subunit beta produces the protein MSPHRPVFRHPDLPKNDLGHTRQDYEGADSTLCAGCGHDSITNAIIQACFELSIPPHGVVKMSGIGCSSKTPAYFLGKSHGFNSVHGRMPSIATGANLANRDLVYIGVSGDGDTASIGMGQFVHIVRRNLNMTYIVMNNGCYGLTKGQDSATADRGSTSRKGHPNPFEAIDLCELAIQLGAGYVARGFSGDKEQLVPLLKGALKHGGFALVDVISPCVTFNNTATSTKSYQWVRDHMEATATVDFIPPRHEITTCYPRGTTQKVTMHDGGVIQLCKDDAAIDVTNRRSAIDALERHREEGHLLTGLFHVNNEAEDTHAILKTTNAPLNSLTEEQLCPGDNALGQILENYR, from the coding sequence ATGAGTCCACACCGCCCCGTTTTCCGCCATCCCGATCTGCCTAAAAATGATCTCGGCCATACCCGGCAGGATTATGAAGGAGCCGATTCCACACTCTGTGCAGGATGCGGCCATGATTCCATCACCAATGCCATCATCCAGGCGTGCTTTGAGCTCTCCATCCCCCCCCATGGGGTGGTCAAGATGTCCGGCATTGGCTGTTCGTCCAAAACGCCGGCCTATTTCCTTGGGAAATCCCATGGATTCAACTCAGTCCACGGCCGCATGCCCTCCATCGCAACCGGCGCCAACCTGGCCAACCGGGATCTTGTCTATATCGGCGTGTCCGGTGACGGGGATACGGCATCCATTGGTATGGGGCAATTTGTCCACATTGTGCGGCGCAACCTCAACATGACCTATATTGTCATGAACAACGGGTGCTACGGCCTGACCAAGGGCCAGGATTCAGCAACGGCTGACAGGGGGTCAACCAGCAGAAAAGGCCATCCCAATCCCTTTGAGGCCATTGATCTTTGCGAACTTGCAATTCAACTGGGCGCAGGGTATGTCGCCCGGGGATTTTCAGGCGATAAGGAGCAACTGGTCCCCCTTTTGAAAGGCGCCTTGAAGCATGGGGGGTTTGCCCTGGTGGATGTAATCTCACCCTGCGTCACCTTTAACAACACAGCAACATCAACCAAAAGTTACCAATGGGTGCGGGACCACATGGAGGCCACTGCCACGGTTGATTTCATACCGCCCAGGCATGAAATCACCACCTGCTATCCCCGGGGAACCACCCAGAAGGTGACCATGCATGACGGGGGTGTTATCCAACTGTGCAAGGACGATGCAGCCATTGACGTCACCAACCGACGCTCTGCCATTGACGCCCTGGAACGTCACCGGGAAGAGGGGCACCTTCTCACTGGCCTTTTCCATGTCAACAACGAAGCCGAGGACACCCACGCGATTCTCAAAACAACCAACGCCCCGCTTAATTCCCTGACGGAAGAGCAGCTCTGCCCGGGAGACAATGCCCTGGGACAAATTCTTGAAAATTACAGATGA
- a CDS encoding glycerophosphodiester phosphodiesterase family protein codes for MNMTKSVVFTMAILVALLCADAPAFAEQGKKCGDKSTAQLGPRPAYLVNDMDDSLLKKTLGDCIDGPFYRTDFSIGHRGASMQFPEHTRESYEAAAAMGAGICECDVTFTRDRQLVCRHSQCDLATTTNILAVPELAAKCSEPFTPAVFDPETGKLIKPASAKCCTSDITLGEFKRLKGKMDASNPSATTVEAFMDATPSWRTDLYTARGTLMTHAESIELFKRLGMKMTPELKAPDVTMPFDGNYTQAKYAQQMIDEYKKAGIAPDQVFPQSFNLGDVIYWLKNDPQFGRQAVYLDGRDGDKNFDITRPDTWSPTMDELFAQNVRIIAPPMWMLLAIDKNGKIVPSTYAKRAKAAGLDIITWTLERSGLLKTGGGWYYQTIKDAINNDGDMLVALDVLAQEVGILGIFSDWPATVTFYANCKGL; via the coding sequence ATGAACATGACAAAATCGGTTGTTTTCACCATGGCTATCTTGGTAGCCTTACTGTGTGCAGACGCTCCGGCGTTTGCAGAACAGGGGAAAAAATGTGGGGATAAATCCACGGCCCAGCTTGGCCCACGCCCCGCTTACCTTGTCAATGACATGGACGACAGCCTGCTCAAGAAAACCCTTGGCGATTGCATTGACGGACCCTTTTACCGAACCGACTTTTCCATTGGCCACCGTGGGGCTTCAATGCAATTTCCCGAGCATACCCGGGAATCCTACGAAGCCGCCGCCGCCATGGGAGCCGGTATCTGCGAGTGTGATGTCACCTTTACCCGGGACAGACAGCTGGTCTGCCGCCACTCCCAGTGCGACCTTGCAACCACCACCAACATCCTTGCCGTTCCAGAGCTTGCAGCCAAATGTTCTGAACCCTTTACCCCGGCTGTGTTTGACCCTGAAACGGGAAAACTCATCAAACCGGCATCTGCCAAATGCTGCACCAGCGATATCACCCTTGGGGAGTTTAAAAGACTCAAGGGCAAAATGGACGCTTCAAATCCCAGTGCCACAACCGTGGAAGCATTCATGGACGCAACACCGAGTTGGCGCACGGATCTCTACACGGCCAGGGGCACCCTCATGACCCATGCCGAAAGCATTGAACTGTTCAAGCGGCTGGGCATGAAGATGACACCCGAACTGAAAGCGCCCGACGTGACCATGCCCTTTGACGGCAATTACACCCAGGCGAAATATGCCCAGCAGATGATCGACGAATACAAAAAGGCGGGGATTGCGCCGGATCAGGTTTTTCCCCAGTCTTTTAACCTGGGCGACGTGATCTACTGGCTGAAAAACGACCCCCAGTTCGGGAGACAGGCGGTTTACCTGGACGGTCGGGATGGGGATAAAAATTTTGACATCACCCGGCCGGACACCTGGTCCCCGACCATGGACGAACTCTTTGCCCAGAATGTGAGAATCATTGCACCGCCCATGTGGATGCTCCTGGCAATTGACAAAAACGGCAAGATCGTTCCGTCCACCTATGCCAAACGTGCAAAAGCAGCCGGACTTGACATCATCACCTGGACCCTTGAACGCTCGGGCCTACTCAAAACCGGCGGTGGATGGTACTACCAGACCATCAAAGATGCCATCAACAACGACGGAGATATGCTGGTGGCCCTGGATGTCCTGGCCCAGGAGGTCGGTATCCTTGGCATCTTTTCCGACTGGCCGGCAACGGTTACCTTTTATGCCAATTGCAAGGGACTTTAA
- a CDS encoding carbonic anhydrase, protein MKKHTLKIVLAAYFITMVIAISIFNGEPSDKAMGEAVHAQAGDITHQEVAEVAVETQEDGKIAAEKQAYLTAALETIASVDHRAPAVADNENNPFAGKPSPDMAIAQLQQGNSRFVAGEMTHPNLDADRLAQAGSENQGDHAFATVITCSDSRVPVESLFDAGIMDIFVVRVAGNVCDVDERGSIEYGLAHVKTPVLVVLGHTQCGAVTAVTHAVQGRGHELERNIPALVDNIEPAVRRAMALHPDLNGDAVIPAAIEENIWLGIEELFMESPVIRGFVKEKFAKVVGAIYDVGTGKVTWLPEDTTFDILEKVEANPERALLEGGAKSHGESHS, encoded by the coding sequence ATGAAAAAACATACCCTTAAAATTGTCTTAGCCGCTTATTTTATAACCATGGTGATCGCCATCTCCATCTTTAATGGTGAACCTTCAGACAAGGCGATGGGTGAGGCCGTACACGCCCAGGCTGGGGATATAACTCACCAGGAGGTCGCGGAGGTCGCGGTTGAGACCCAGGAAGATGGAAAAATAGCGGCTGAAAAACAGGCCTACCTGACAGCAGCCCTTGAGACCATTGCCAGCGTTGATCACAGGGCGCCTGCAGTGGCTGATAATGAAAACAACCCCTTTGCCGGAAAGCCTTCACCAGACATGGCCATTGCCCAACTGCAACAGGGAAATTCCCGTTTTGTTGCCGGTGAGATGACCCACCCCAACCTTGATGCCGACCGGCTGGCCCAGGCCGGCAGTGAAAATCAGGGGGACCATGCCTTTGCCACGGTGATTACCTGCTCAGACTCGAGGGTTCCTGTGGAGAGCCTGTTTGATGCCGGAATCATGGATATCTTTGTTGTTCGTGTTGCCGGAAATGTGTGTGATGTGGATGAAAGGGGCTCCATTGAATATGGCCTTGCCCATGTTAAAACGCCGGTGCTGGTTGTGCTGGGTCATACCCAGTGCGGCGCGGTTACGGCAGTCACCCATGCTGTTCAGGGGCGTGGCCATGAACTGGAAAGAAATATTCCGGCCCTTGTGGACAATATAGAACCTGCTGTACGAAGGGCCATGGCCCTGCATCCTGATCTTAACGGAGATGCCGTTATTCCGGCTGCCATTGAAGAAAATATCTGGCTGGGCATTGAGGAGCTTTTCATGGAGAGCCCCGTGATCAGAGGCTTTGTAAAAGAAAAATTTGCAAAGGTGGTGGGTGCCATCTACGATGTGGGAACGGGCAAGGTCACCTGGCTGCCCGAAGATACAACCTTTGATATTCTGGAAAAGGTTGAAGCCAACCCGGAAAGAGCACTCCTTGAAGGCGGTGCTAAAAGCCATGGGGAGAGCCATTCCTAG
- a CDS encoding zinc-dependent peptidase, translating to MGDGVADGTPELHHLDQYRIWATVFSQAFFELRSLSEKGKKLSVCKVQKILKSERTAVREDGRCGDAFGSIISPLQKTAIKEKSGRVQHAKSSVSIFV from the coding sequence ATGGGAGATGGTGTTGCAGACGGAACGCCTGAACTTCATCATCTGGATCAATACAGAATCTGGGCAACGGTCTTTTCCCAAGCGTTTTTTGAATTGCGCAGTCTGTCGGAAAAGGGCAAAAAATTGTCCGTGTGCAAGGTGCAAAAAATTCTGAAATCGGAGCGTACTGCTGTACGTGAGGATGGCCGTTGTGGTGATGCCTTTGGTTCAATAATAAGCCCGTTGCAAAAAACCGCAATAAAAGAAAAATCCGGCCGGGTTCAACATGCCAAATCTTCTGTATCTATTTTTGTTTAA